A stretch of Pseudomonadota bacterium DNA encodes these proteins:
- a CDS encoding isocitrate lyase/phosphoenolpyruvate mutase family protein, which translates to MPTQQQKADKFHALHVKGDPIVLFNIWDPGSAKVVAEAGAHALATGSAPVAMAQNYGDGEQLPLDQALANAARIAAQTDLPLTLDFEGAYSQQPEGITINTLRALETGVIGFNFEDQIVGSDQFYPINEQITRVLAMRTAIEESGINAFLNARTDLFLKSSAEHHADHLNEAIERAEAYESVGASGFFAPGLTDITLIESLCSRVNLPVNIIMLPGCPPKDKLSAAGVARISYGPVPYRSLMASLGEAARSALT; encoded by the coding sequence ATGCCTACTCAGCAGCAAAAAGCCGACAAATTCCATGCGTTACACGTCAAGGGCGATCCGATCGTTCTGTTTAATATTTGGGACCCGGGATCAGCCAAAGTGGTGGCCGAGGCCGGCGCGCACGCGCTGGCAACCGGTAGCGCGCCGGTTGCCATGGCGCAAAACTATGGTGACGGTGAACAACTTCCGCTAGACCAGGCTTTGGCCAATGCCGCACGTATCGCGGCACAAACCGATTTACCATTGACGCTCGATTTCGAAGGCGCTTATAGCCAACAACCTGAAGGAATAACCATAAACACACTGAGGGCGTTAGAAACCGGAGTGATCGGCTTCAATTTCGAGGATCAAATTGTTGGCAGTGACCAGTTCTATCCGATCAACGAGCAAATCACGCGTGTCCTCGCAATGCGTACGGCCATCGAAGAGTCCGGCATTAACGCGTTCTTAAATGCTCGAACCGATCTTTTTTTGAAGTCGAGCGCCGAGCATCACGCTGACCATCTTAACGAAGCGATCGAGCGCGCCGAGGCGTACGAATCTGTCGGGGCCAGCGGATTTTTTGCGCCAGGTCTTACCGATATCACCCTCATCGAGTCGCTGTGCAGCCGAGTCAATTTGCCGGTCAATATCATTATGCTTCCTGGCTGCCCACCTAAAGATAAACTCAGCGCCGCTGGCGTTGCCCGAATCAGCTATGGACCGGTCCCCTATCGTTCGCTTATGGCAAGCTTAGGCGAGGCGGCTCGAAGCGCGTTGACATAG
- the azu gene encoding azurin encodes MRILFAFAALFIGHSAFAACEFEIEVGDALTFSVSEMEVEASCKEVSVKLTHTGKMPTAAMGHNWVLSKSSEYQAVAGAGVAAGVEGNYLPSDDARVIASTKLIGGGESDSVTFSIADLDAAESYTFYCSFPGHWAVMKGSFKIV; translated from the coding sequence ATGAGAATACTTTTTGCGTTTGCCGCATTGTTTATTGGGCATTCAGCCTTCGCCGCCTGCGAGTTTGAAATTGAGGTTGGCGATGCATTGACATTCAGCGTATCGGAGATGGAAGTCGAAGCGTCCTGCAAAGAGGTGAGCGTGAAGCTTACCCACACGGGCAAGATGCCAACCGCCGCGATGGGGCACAACTGGGTGTTGTCCAAGTCATCGGAATACCAGGCGGTCGCCGGAGCAGGCGTTGCGGCTGGTGTCGAGGGTAACTATCTACCCAGCGACGACGCGCGCGTAATTGCGTCAACGAAACTGATTGGCGGCGGTGAGTCGGATTCAGTGACGTTTTCGATCGCTGATCTGGACGCCGCCGAGTCTTATACGTTTTACTGTTCCTTCCCTGGCCACTGGGCCGTGATGAAAGGATCATTCAAAATCGTCTAG